The sequence below is a genomic window from Hippocampus zosterae strain Florida chromosome 7, ASM2543408v3, whole genome shotgun sequence.
CCGTTCCTGTCCAGCGGGGTCACTACGTACGAGTCCGCAAGTCCTCCGTCACTGCTGGCCGACGGTGATTTCGGGGCCGAAGATTCCCAAAgacgtcgtcgtcatcgtcgttcTTGTGGTCgggatgttgtttttattttgtccgCCCATTGGCAACGCAGTTTGGAGAAAAGGCAAACAAAGCCTTTGCTTTGGCACAGATTTACATGGTAGCAACGTCCGTTCCTCCATCTCCTGGGCCGAGAGCGCCACGACAAACGCTAAAGTGGCCCGCCGCCGTCATCCTCGGACGAGTCTTTGCGTGTGGTCGCCGTGTCCCGTCCATCGAGTCAGTAAACCCCCTCCTCCGTCCCCGCGGCGGCGCTTTTAGATCTGAGTCTCCTGGACGTTCTCCTTGGAGCTCCCCTTGAAGAGAAGCGGCTCCATTTGGGGGTTCTGGTTCTGGCCCATAAAACCTTTAATGGAGCCGTGCAGGGCCATGGCGGGCATGGGGAGCGACATGGGCAGAGGCGGCGACATGGAACTCGGGGCGACGTTGCCGCCGTTTCCCGAGGAGACGGGCAAACCGGACGTGGAAATGGGGACGGGCATTTGCTGGCCTTGCTGGTTCTTGCGCAGTCCGGCCGACGCCATTCCGTCGGGCCCGATACTCAGACCCATCACGTTGTTGTTGAAATGATGGGCCTTGTAGTAGTGGTTGAGCGCGTCGGAACGGCCAACCATTTCGGGACAGTGCCTCCGCAGGGTTCCttctgcgccgccgccgcctccgccggcgTTGACGGCGGAGCCGCCAGAGATGCCGCTTCCCGCACCGGCGCCGATCTCGTCCTCCACGTTGACGATTTCCACGGCTCTGGCCGGGCCGTGGTGCTTGTGCAGCTGGTGTTGCTTGCGGAGCTTGTAGAAGACCACCAGCATGACGGCCGCCATAAAAGTGATGGCCACGAAGCAGCCGATGATGATCTTGGTGGTTTTCATGACGTCGTCCAGGCCGGGAATGTTGGTGACGTCCACGACGGAGACGGTGGCCGCGTTTTCCGTGGGCCCgtcggcccgcggggagagcgAGGAAAGCGAAGAGGCGGCCGGGGCGGCGGTGAAGCCGTCCGAGACCCCCCTTTCCACGGCGGGATTGGGGAAATCGATGAAGGTCTCGTTGATGTACTGCCTGGCCGAGCTCTTGTTGTCCCCTCCCCCCGCCGCCTCCACCGTCTCCACGGTGACGGTGGTGAAGTAGCTGTAGCTGTTGCCGGGGTCCGAGGCGGACACGTTGAGCACGGCCGTGGCGGTGGTGTTCCCGGCCGAGTTGCTCACCATGCAGGTGTACTGCCCGGTGTCCTGCACGGTCACGTTGGTGAAGTTGAGCGTTCCGTCGTGGAGCACCGAGATGCGCACGCGGTACGAGCCGTGGGTCATCAGCGTGCCGTTGGGCGTGAACCAGTTGACCGAGGTCATGGAGGTTCCCGTGCGGCATTTGAGCTCGGCGGCCATGCCCTCGGTGACGTTGAGGTCGGCGGGCGGCTCCACGATGACCGGGGCGTAGCAGGTGAAGTGGCTCTGATCCAGCTCGCCGATGTACTTGCCCTTCAGACCCGGCGGCGCGTGGCAGCGGGCGCAGCAGGTGGTGTTGCTCGGAACCGTTTCCTTCAGCCACCAGCTGAGCCACAGGACTTCGCAGTTGCACACCCAGGGGTTGTGGTTGAGGTGCACCCTTTCCAGCTGGTGCAAAGGCGTGAAGAGGTCGTGAGGCAGCGAATGCAGCGAGTTGTGCGACAGGTTGAGCTCCTCCAAGATCTTCAGGTCGTCAAAAGCGTTGCGTTCGATGACCGCCACCTTGGAGTGCATGAGCCACAGCTTCCGAAGCGACGCCAGGCCCTGGAAGGACCCCGGCCGCACGATTCCCAGCTGGTTGcccgacaactccagctcctccaGTCGGACCAGCGGCGCCAGGTTGGGGATGTCGTTGAGGCCGCACATGCCCAGATTCAAGAAACGCAAGTTGATCAGGCCCTCGAAGGCCGCCTCCGAGATGAAATCCAGTTTCCTGAGCTCCCCGAGGTCCAGACGGCGCAAAGAGGGAACGCGGTGGAAGGCGAACGCCGGCAGCGTCTCGATGGGGTTGTTCCGCAGCCACAGCTCCCTTAGCTTGCTGAGGTACTCGAAGGCCTGCGACGGCACCACGGTCAGGTGGTTGTCGAAAAGCTCCAGCGTGTTGAGGTTGGGCAGCCCGTTGAAGGCGCCCACCTCGATCTGACGGATGCGGTTCTTGGACAGCTGGAGGATCTCCAGGTGCCGCAGGTGTTTGAAGGTGTCCGACTTGATCACCTGGTGCGCGAACAACAACAAACGTTTTGGGCCACCTCCCCTCAGACCGCGCCGCCCCGGCCGGGCCCCCCGCGCGACCCCCCCGCGTGACCCCCCCGCTCACCTGGATGGCGTTCTCTTGGAGATTGAGGTATCGCGTGTTCTCGGAAATGCTCTCCGGCACCTGATCCAGAGTCTTCCTGGTGCAGATGACGCGGCTCGCCTGATTGGAGCAGCTGCAGGGCGCCGGGCAGGAGGGAGCCGCCCCCGTCGGCCGAGGTCCGTGGTTGTGGAGCCACAGCAGGAGGTGGACCAACCACAGGAGGGGGGACGGGCCGCGGTGGCTGCTCACCATGACGGCACGCATGGCGACTCAGTCATGACCCACCCCGACTGCTGTCTGATGTTCCGAATCGCCTCCgaatggggaggagggggggtggggggccttTAAGTGCTTATTTTTATGTTCATGTTTGATGTTCCGATGCCGTTTTTCTCCTTCATAATTCAGAAAGACGGCTCTGATCTGATATTAAAGACTCGCTCAATCACTCTCTCTCAGTAGATCCTTATTTCACTTTGCGACTACCGAGTAGCGTGCTCTTCATCGCATGTTATTTCAACAAAGCGCgcccccccccgttttttttgttcccatgaCAATTATTagtctaaaaatgaaaatgaaaaaattcgCTCCGGAACAGAAAGCGTCTCCTCTGTAGAGGATGTTTGTTTCTTCTCACTGTAGAAGGAGGGGCCAGGgggccgggggaggggggggggttagaagagagaaaaggagaaaaagaaagaaaggaggtCAAGTCATGCACAGTGCGGTAGCTTGGAGATATTAGCCTAACACATTCATGCGAGGATGCCCGGGATGGAATTGAATTATGAAAAGATGACAACGTCCCGGGACTGGAGACAAGGTCGCGAAGAAGCGAGAAAAGAAAAGAGTAGAAAAGAAAAGAGTGGCCCGGAAGTGGCCATATTCTTGACGCTGAACTGAACGACTCAATGGGCATCtgaaatgtcccccccccctgcaaacaaacaacaacaaaaaaaaaccaacactaGATGACCAGCAGGACCATGCGCGCAACCCGAATTTGCCTCCAGAGAACGAAATTCACACTTGAGCTTGATTCTTGCAATCCAGCAGAAAGCAAGAACGCAACGTCGTTAGGATTCGAACAAATGCGACGCCTTCACGCAGGCTCAAGTCATTGTTGAGCGCGCCGCCTAACGCCCAATTCGGCCACGCGCCGGAGCCGCCCGACCGACCAAACGGGACGTTGAGAGCCACGCCGATATATGCTGCTGTAGCAAAAGCGTGCCCTTGGTTGAGAGGCCGCCGCGCACTTTTTAGGAAGCAGAAACGCCCGCAAGCATCAGCGGAATCGCTAAATTTAGCGTTCTGGAGACCTTCCGACTCCACCGCGGACGCCCTCTTCCGAGACGCGCGTTTGATTCTGGAAAGCGACCGGGTTTTTTCACACGCTCCGATGGCGGCGCTCTGCGTCTCCTCTGCTATAtgcggcgacgacgacgacgatggcGACGACGCATGGGCTCCTAGGAACacggttgccgtggcaacctGCTCACTCACcatttggtgtcttttttttactgtccggCGCCCCGTTCTGCATTCTGCTGATGAGCGTTTGCCGCGCAAAAGGCACGACGGGCTAACCGCCGCCCTCAAACGTCAGACATGATGGTCGGGTTTCTTCCTAGGTTAGGTCTacgtttgagggggggggggtttgcaggGACGAGAGAGCAAATTGAATGCAATTTAGAGGGCTACGGAGCGGAACACCTGACAGGGTCAACATCCCTGAGAACTGTTCTATCGGCTAGCGAGGAAATCACGCGTCCACCCGCACGTGTTCTTGAAGCAGCTGTGGTAGGcgaggaggggttggggggtgggggcgggggtctttGCACAGCCTTGGGGGAGCAAAAACACATTCTTGGCATGTTAAGGACCACGCGAGGTAACAAACCTTGCTAACAAGCCTGTTGCCTTGAAACGCCATCCTCAATCTCTCCGCCATATGAGGCCACTTAGATCTCGTACAAAATGACACTGactcttttctttttggggggggggggtgacggttGAATCAAGACATGGTTGTACGCCCGCATTGAATTTATTCCTCCTCTCCCCCTCTGAAGGAAATCCTCCAAGGTGTATTTCCTCGTTCCTGccgctgttgtttttcttttttttttttaaatctttgctGCTCTTCGGTGTTGAGAGCGGATTGCAACAATGTCGCTATTGATTATTCGATCGGGCCCGAGAGAGCGCTCAGTCGTGAAAAGACAAATTAGCTGCGAGCCGCTGACCAATTGCTAAAAAGCAATCTCACGGCGACTTTTCCGCCGTGAAGGTTTATGAAGAGgcactttggtttttttttagttttcttttcggtgtggggtggagtgggggggggtcaaaaagaAGGGTCTATCTGGCGCTGGGTTGTTGAGTCCACGCATTCAAGGCCCGATGAGATGACGGCGTGCATGAAGACAAAGCGGCACAGGTGCAGCGGGGCCAACATCATCCACTGTAACTATGACAACACTCGATGGATGGCGATGGGGGCACAAATGCCGCATCAAATGATgacaaaatgttgcattttaaatcataacaatcatttgaagaaaaaaaaaatcatcctcatCCGAGTGGTTTAGTGAGCCGAGCGAGGACCAGCCTTCAACCTGTGCCCCAATCCAAGAGAATGGCCTTATTCATCCATGCAGCTGCGCACTTTGCTCTGGAACGCAATTGAAATTCCGAAAAGGCCGAATTCTGCACACgctgcattacaaaatggctcgCACCCTTTCGCGCTTAATGACAACTGCACCcacaacacccccacccccaccccctccgccgcccctcGAAAGGCAACGAAATGCGCTTTTGATTGAACCTCAAGGTTTGCGCGCGTGTCCTTTTTTGCGCCGaggaaatattcattccgtcTCAATCGTCACGCATCCTTGCAGCCTGTGCACAATTTGCCCCCCCCGACGCTCTCGCGCGGATGTCAGCGGGCGCACGGCGGAATGGAGTCGCGGCGACCGGCCATTTCCTTTCGCGCTTTCCCTCGGAAGGTTTCACACCTGCGCGGGCGCGCGCTTACCTCGGCGTCGCGGAGTCTAACGTCGATGTTTTTCCCTTCAACATCCTCATCGGCGCTCGCCCGTCTGTCTTTTGCCACCCCGccgcctccccccacccccaaccccctcacccTCCACCCCTTCCGCCAAAATGGATTGGCTTGTCTCCCGGGCTGAGTGCTGGCCTCTTCTTGTTCGCCTCGTCGGCTATTCCGCAGCGCCAACGCAGCGGCGGGCGGCGGAgttgctgccgctgctgctgctgatgacgATGAACACAATCCACGGCGTCACGGATGGAACCAGGCGgcatgaaaacatgaaaagcgAGCGCGAGGAAATTCACTTGGAAGGCCACCGGGAGACGACGATGCGAAGTAGGATCACGTCGAAGGGGACGAGGATGCACGCCGGCGTCCGTTCATCCTTGGAGAAGGCGCGCGCGCGCAGGCTGCGCGCAAGTACAGCCccaaacaccccccctccccctccctcgctGCTCTTTACGCACATTTCGCACCTCCCCCTCTCTGAATGCCACTAAGAGCAGCCGGTGTGCGCCTCTGGCGGCTACACCTGCAGTCGCGGAGCCGTTCAAGCACCCGATGCTGTAAAATTTTGGAGTCGCGAGTCACCCCGTGGAACACTCCGGGACAAGTTCAGGCTTTCCAGTCAGCCAATCAACGAGACTTTCCCCGACTTGATTGATGATTCGCTAAAGCCACACAATTTTTGCCCTGGTGCTGAGCTCCAAAGGTCTTCGGTGGACTCGCCCCGCCTCCGGCGATATTTTATGAGCCCCGTGACTTTGACTTCCGACCCTTTTGGGAACAACGCGCTTTTCACTTTTACTCGCGACTTCTGCAAGTCGGCTTGCTCTCAGCAATGATGAGAAAGTCATTGACGGTGACCATCGTAGGAGAACTGGATGCGCCTCCCGACTTGCCCAAGACAAGAAGTCAAAGGGGTCAGTCAAGCAGCTTGCCAAGATTGACTGAGTCAAGGTGGAGGGGCAATTTTGAgcagtttgaagaaaaaaaaaagccagcacTGTTAGTACAAAGCCTGGAGGCTTTGGCGCCAAAGCCAAAACACAAATGTCAGGAGAAGCCTGCAAAAAAACTGCAGCCATTTTGCTGTGCCATCAAATAGATTTGTCATGGCTTGGAAATGATTTTGTTCTCCCATGAAGGAGATCCCCCTGTAATGCCCCGAAAGCTCTCTGCTAGCCACGGCTTGTCCTGCAAGCCTTTTGCAACAGCTGAGCATGATTTGGGGCTTCGTGAAATGATGCACATTTGGTGCTTTGCGCAAAAGTGTCGCTTGTGCAGACGACGCGTTGGCATCGAGCGTCGCCCCGGCGCATTTGGAGCGTCCCCTCTTCTCAGTTGTTGCCCTCCTCCAACTTAGCGAGTCTTTGCTCTGTCCCGGCCCACACTAGAAGCTCAGAGAACACAGAAGGCCGGTTATGCTTccgaaataccccccccccccaagatatgacagcccccccccaacctgctTCCTCCTCATCCCCTCCCTTTTGCACCTCCCTGCGAATGCCGTAGTGAGCATTGTTCAAGagtgctgcctttttttttttgctgaaagccTGCAGAGCAATGAGGTCTCTGTGCCTTTTcgaccccccccactccctcccatctactccacccccccccccccctcctctatTAAATTTCCAGTCACACAGCAGTGCAGAGGATATTCCTCCTTTCCcttgccccccccacaccctccacccccctcccgCGTTCTCTGCTGAAATCTCAGCTCACAATCCGGCTTGCGTCCCGCTCCTCTCCGAACGTCTTTTTGCCTTGCAACCCCGGCACCCCCCCGCCGGCTGCCACGCCATTTCCAATGACTCCGCGCCGCCCCTGCCAAGTCGGCGGCCCTCGCCCCCCCTCCGCGCTTTCCACTTCGCGTCCTCACTGTGTCATTGCACATTGAATCTGatatccccgcccccccccccccactttctgCCACGGGAGAGGGAGGGCGGCGAGGATTTGGCTGAGGCCCGCTAGCGCGCCGAGACATATGTGGCATGCTGATCGCGACGGCGAGGTGCGGCTGGCGCCGTCAAGGgagttttgggggggcgggagggagaGGGGTGGAGGGCGCACAGACACACGTCCGTCACTTCCAATCCCCTCACCAATGTAGGGGGgggcattggggggggggggctgggaaaaaaaatcatagaaaGTGGACATTTTGTGGCGCCAATATGCGGGAGGCTGAGAGACAAAACCCCGCTGGCTCAGTATCTTAGCAACTGCCTCCATCTCCTTGGAGACGGGGGCCTGACATCATTTCCTGCCTGGGAGAGGAAAACTCACTTAAGTGTGTGCGTTTCCGTGTCCGTGTGCTTTAATGGAAGTTGACTGCATGTTCCACGTGGGCATGCGTCGGACCGGCACACTCGAATTAAAACTAAACGACAGTTTGACTCCACCAGTAGAGGTGAGATTTTGTCATCGCTATTGTATTTTCTGCCACACTTCCAGCTGATTATTTTGAGTTCAAGAACCGCATTGCCTTCGATACGTGATGGCTTTGCCGACGGCTCATCTCGAATGTTCGAAGCGTCAGCGTTGAGAACATTGAGCGATTTGCGACGCAAACGTGTTTATCTTTcactgccctcttgtggtggAAAAGGAAAATTGCAATCAATCTCGGGACGGATCGGATGATTGAATTGCGTTATCCTTGTCCCACCGGTAGATTGTGCTGttggagcgtttttttttttgggggggggggtccatgtTTCTTCCCATCTAAAGCCACCAGTTGGACTGTGCAGTCTGTGTTTGCTGAAACTAAGCCATATGCCCTGTGAACTGAACTCAGGCTAAACTGATTTCAAGCATCAATGTccatgataaaaaataaaaataaaaaaacaagcagaaaaCACAAGCCGCACACTCAGCAGAGGTGATTATAACATTTAATCACAGGCTCCTATCGCTGCGCCGCGTCGACTCAGTCGCTCCGAGGTTTGATTTACCCGCCCTCTGGTGAGGAAAAATCTCATTCACGAGACGGATTGCTGTGGGGGGCCCTCCGACCGGCCCCTATAAATCATTCTTTAATCAGAAGCCTCGGAGATTGGGTGCAGGCACCCTCTGGAGCGAGACGGCGACGTGGCGACTCCTCCCCGCGCGCCGGCGCAGCCCCGGCGGTTTTTATCTTCGCGTTTCCCCCCTCCGGGAATGTCAGTCCGCTCGTCGGGGAACGAAGAGGGATGACCCCGACCCGCGCCCTTGCCCGAAAGCAAAACACCGCGGCGCAATTGGTGTCTGTCAACGGAACGCTGCTGTTTTATTCAACGGTTGGCGCTCACGGAGGAGAGATGAATATTAGCCGACTTCAGCAAGGGCTCCAAAATAGCACCGCTGAGGCGAATGCTGCAGCCATTAGCCTGTCACGTTGAAACTCAAATCGCACCAAAGCCCAGTTTTGGTCACATTTTTGCGTCACTTCACTGGATGTTGTGCTtctc
It includes:
- the lrrc4bb gene encoding leucine-rich repeat-containing protein 4B, yielding MRAVMVSSHRGPSPLLWLVHLLLWLHNHGPRPTGAAPSCPAPCSCSNQASRVICTRKTLDQVPESISENTRYLNLQENAIQVIKSDTFKHLRHLEILQLSKNRIRQIEVGAFNGLPNLNTLELFDNHLTVVPSQAFEYLSKLRELWLRNNPIETLPAFAFHRVPSLRRLDLGELRKLDFISEAAFEGLINLRFLNLGMCGLNDIPNLAPLVRLEELELSGNQLGIVRPGSFQGLASLRKLWLMHSKVAVIERNAFDDLKILEELNLSHNSLHSLPHDLFTPLHQLERVHLNHNPWVCNCEVLWLSWWLKETVPSNTTCCARCHAPPGLKGKYIGELDQSHFTCYAPVIVEPPADLNVTEGMAAELKCRTGTSMTSVNWFTPNGTLMTHGSYRVRISVLHDGTLNFTNVTVQDTGQYTCMVSNSAGNTTATAVLNVSASDPGNSYSYFTTVTVETVEAAGGGDNKSSARQYINETFIDFPNPAVERGVSDGFTAAPAASSLSSLSPRADGPTENAATVSVVDVTNIPGLDDVMKTTKIIIGCFVAITFMAAVMLVVFYKLRKQHQLHKHHGPARAVEIVNVEDEIGAGAGSGISGGSAVNAGGGGGGAEGTLRRHCPEMVGRSDALNHYYKAHHFNNNVMGLSIGPDGMASAGLRKNQQGQQMPVPISTSGLPVSSGNGGNVAPSSMSPPLPMSLPMPAMALHGSIKGFMGQNQNPQMEPLLFKGSSKENVQETQI